GTGATCGGCTTCGGGGTCGCCGCGCCACGAGCGTCACGGGCGAAGGTGACCATGGTCGCCGGCGCCTGGGGCCTGCTCTGCGGTGGGTCGATCGTGTTCGCCGGCGGCCGCCGATGAGCCGGGCCGCTCCGAGCGTCGCCGTGATCGGGTCCGGGGTGGCCGGGCTGACCGCGGCGTACCGCCTTGCGGGCAGCCACCGGGTCACGCTGTTCGAGGCCGACCACCGCCTGGGCGGCCACGCCCACACCCATCAGGTGACCGACCCGGCCGGCCACCACCGCGCCGTGGACTCCGGCTTCATCGTGCACAACGACCGGACCTACCCGCAGCTGCGACAGCTCTTCGGCGAGCTGGGCGTCGCCACCCGGCGCGCCGAGATGAGCATGAGCATCACTGACGAGGCGAGCGGGCTGGAGTACGCCGGCGGCAAGGGGTTGCCCGGCGTCTTCGCCC
The nucleotide sequence above comes from Actinomycetota bacterium. Encoded proteins:
- a CDS encoding FAD-dependent oxidoreductase, whose amino-acid sequence is MSRAAPSVAVIGSGVAGLTAAYRLAGSHRVTLFEADHRLGGHAHTHQVTDPAGHHRAVDSGFIVHNDRTYPQLRQLFGELGVATRRAEMSMSITDEASGLEYAGGKGLPGVFAQRRRALDPRFLSVLAQVRSFHRRARRFLRRTDDNDQTTFAEFLAQEGFSARFIRLYAVPLVSCVWSAGSTTALLYPARYLLRFLSHH